A genomic region of Dickeya solani IPO 2222 contains the following coding sequences:
- a CDS encoding sulfite exporter TauE/SafE family protein, protein MSYILILLLGLFAGSVSGIVGTGGSIILLPALAWAFSPQAAVPIMAIAATMSNISKVILWRNAINLRALGCYCLPGIPASIIGASLLWAMPVRLSSLCIGLFFLLLIPLRHLARQRAFSLNDSQLAVAGGVVGFLTGVVFSTGPLTLPLFAGYGLLKGALLATESAASLVIYLTKASTFGVVGALPLSVLWAGLMVGLTQVAGVYIGKRFVLRLSDTLFNRLVDSMMLIAGLSLLWETLPAH, encoded by the coding sequence GTGAGCTATATCCTGATTCTTCTTCTCGGCCTGTTCGCCGGCAGCGTCAGCGGCATCGTCGGCACCGGCGGCTCCATCATTCTGCTGCCCGCGCTGGCCTGGGCATTCAGCCCGCAGGCGGCGGTGCCGATCATGGCGATCGCCGCCACCATGAGCAACATTTCCAAAGTTATCCTGTGGCGTAACGCCATCAACCTGCGGGCGCTGGGTTGCTATTGCCTGCCCGGCATCCCGGCGTCGATAATCGGCGCCAGTCTGCTGTGGGCGATGCCGGTACGCTTGTCCAGCCTGTGCATCGGTCTGTTTTTTCTGCTGCTGATCCCGCTGCGCCATCTGGCCCGGCAGCGCGCCTTCAGCCTGAACGATAGCCAACTGGCGGTGGCGGGCGGCGTGGTCGGCTTCCTCACCGGCGTGGTGTTTTCCACCGGCCCGCTGACGCTGCCGCTGTTTGCCGGTTACGGTCTGCTGAAAGGCGCGTTACTGGCGACCGAATCCGCCGCGTCGCTGGTGATCTATCTGACCAAAGCCTCTACCTTCGGCGTGGTCGGCGCGCTGCCGCTGTCGGTATTGTGGGCCGGGCTGATGGTCGGACTGACGCAGGTGGCCGGGGTGTATATCGGCAAACGCTTCGTACTGCGTCTGTCCGACACCCTGTTCAACCGGCTGGTGGACAGCATGATGCTGATCGCCGGTCTGTCGTTGCTGTGGGAAACGCTGCCTGCGCATTAG